A part of Biomphalaria glabrata chromosome 3, xgBioGlab47.1, whole genome shotgun sequence genomic DNA contains:
- the LOC129925004 gene encoding uncharacterized protein LOC129925004, producing the protein MYHSVMYCTTLSCNVPLCHVLYHSVMYCTTLSCTVPLCHVLYHSIMYCTTLSCTVTLYHVL; encoded by the exons ATGTACCACTCTGTCATGTACTGTACCACTCTGTCATGTAATGTACCACTCTGTCATGTACTGTACCACTCTGTCATGTACTGTACCACTCTGTCAT GTACTGTACCACTCTGTCATGTACTGTACCACTCTATCATGTACTGTACCACTCTATCATGTACTGTAACACTCTATCATGTACTGTAA